A window from Candidatus Manganitrophaceae bacterium encodes these proteins:
- a CDS encoding peroxiredoxin: MVLVNRQAPDFTAKAVKGSEVIDDFKLSSLRGKYVVLFFYPLDFTFVCPTELHAFQEKLEDFKKKNVEVIGVSTDSWFSHLAWLKTPRSEGGIEGVTYPLISDFNKTISRDYDVLFDGLGAAYRGLFLIDKEGIVQHQVVNNLPLGRNINEALRMVDALQFTEEHGEVCPANWNQGDKSMKPNDAGLKEYFTS, encoded by the coding sequence ATGGTACTCGTAAACAGACAAGCTCCGGATTTTACCGCAAAGGCCGTTAAGGGGAGTGAAGTGATCGATGACTTTAAACTCTCTTCCTTGAGAGGAAAGTATGTCGTGCTCTTCTTCTACCCGCTTGATTTTACCTTTGTCTGCCCGACTGAGCTGCATGCTTTTCAGGAAAAACTGGAAGATTTTAAAAAGAAAAATGTCGAAGTCATCGGCGTCTCGACCGACTCCTGGTTTTCACATCTTGCCTGGCTGAAGACCCCAAGGAGTGAAGGCGGGATTGAGGGCGTGACCTACCCGTTGATTTCTGACTTCAACAAAACGATTTCTCGCGACTACGATGTCTTGTTTGACGGTTTAGGGGCCGCTTACCGGGGATTATTCCTGATCGACAAGGAAGGCATCGTGCAACACCAGGTCGTCAACAATCTCCCTCTGGGACGAAACATCAATGAAGCCCTTCGCATGGTTGATGCCCTGCAGTTCACCGAGGAGCATGGTGAAGTCTGCCCCGCCAACTGGAATCAAGGCGACAAATCAATGAAACCGAACGATGCCGGCCTGAAAGAATATTTCACTTCGTAA